A DNA window from Ornithobacterium rhinotracheale DSM 15997 contains the following coding sequences:
- a CDS encoding lipoprotein yields MKKYIFALSVLLVVASCNNDKDDTPNGNNTEEQVGNKEIKIKSVTLTQDGTLVENPLQNGTINLERRKSYRLEFTTDKDVQLIPGNFLKVKQSSDSTFFADFYGTNLNDINEVITLKKNGYKDLILTINQPAVIADYFTSIKNLSGWQINQNEHVIKASPNGKEFEINNLTTRNYFGNTPSSALIPLEIDFISEVYLENIKLDVNDEFPLLRVEPEGNYIDELRQNKRNKYIITIDSAPFRKNPSYTFQIPIYKLTENREKGEKIGEITVRGSQQISLGVLRTNPFSENRYKTDFDKINYNVYAPELAETLDNIKFYIQGVETPAIFENTNARYIKNIEPYKEDENGEQVWKYRLHLNKAEFEDDRDRRNFNIEFKAFDVYPAVEKDGKLVKKEGSQPTEVYFTYNFY; encoded by the coding sequence ATGAAAAAATATATATTTGCCCTATCTGTACTTTTGGTTGTAGCGAGTTGCAACAACGATAAAGACGACACACCAAACGGAAATAATACTGAAGAACAAGTGGGGAACAAAGAAATCAAAATTAAATCTGTTACCCTTACACAAGATGGCACCCTTGTCGAAAATCCTTTACAAAATGGAACCATCAACCTTGAAAGAAGAAAATCTTACCGATTAGAATTTACAACTGATAAAGATGTACAACTAATCCCAGGAAACTTTTTAAAAGTGAAACAATCAAGTGACTCTACTTTTTTCGCAGACTTCTATGGGACTAATCTTAATGATATAAATGAAGTTATCACTCTGAAAAAAAATGGATACAAGGATTTAATACTAACTATTAATCAGCCAGCTGTAATTGCGGATTATTTCACCAGTATAAAAAATCTAAGTGGATGGCAAATCAATCAAAACGAGCATGTCATTAAAGCATCTCCAAATGGAAAAGAGTTTGAGATTAATAACTTAACAACGAGAAACTACTTTGGAAACACCCCCTCTTCAGCTTTAATTCCATTAGAAATAGATTTTATTTCAGAAGTTTATCTTGAAAATATAAAACTTGATGTAAATGATGAATTCCCATTACTTAGAGTTGAACCAGAAGGAAATTACATTGATGAGTTAAGACAAAACAAAAGAAATAAATACATAATTACTATCGACTCAGCTCCTTTTCGTAAAAACCCGAGCTACACATTTCAAATCCCAATTTATAAGTTAACAGAAAACAGAGAAAAAGGAGAAAAAATAGGAGAAATTACAGTTAGAGGTAGTCAACAAATAAGCTTAGGCGTTTTGAGAACGAATCCATTTAGCGAAAATCGATATAAAACAGATTTTGATAAAATAAATTATAATGTATATGCTCCCGAATTAGCAGAAACACTTGATAATATCAAATTCTACATCCAAGGAGTTGAAACTCCTGCTATTTTCGAAAACACAAACGCTAGATACATAAAAAATATTGAACCCTATAAAGAAGACGAAAACGGCGAGCAAGTATGGAAATACAGATTACACTTGAATAAAGCTGAATTTGAAGATGATAGAGATAGACGAAACTTCAATATTGAATTTAAAGCTTTTGATGTCTATCCTGCTGTTGAGAAAGATGGTAAACTTGTAAAAAAAGAAGGTTCTCAACCTACCGAGGTATATTTCACATATAATTTTTATTAA